The following nucleotide sequence is from Coffea eugenioides isolate CCC68of chromosome 10, Ceug_1.0, whole genome shotgun sequence.
CCATAATTGGTCACTGGGTCAGCAAACACTTATTGGAACTCATTTGACTTAATGAGGCACTGAAAGAATCATAATACCTCGGGTTTCTTTATGAAGTGTCTTGAGCGGCGGCCATATAGAACAGCAAGTGCTCCCTGAGCTGCAATGCATCTCTGCACACAAGCATCTGCAGCCTGCTCCAGCCTTATGATTGTTTTTCTTGCATCTTCATGTTGGTATCTTAAGACTGCAAATCAAATAAATGTCGTTGACTGTAAAAGGCTGTCTATCCAATCATTAAAATGTTAATCACAAGACACGGGCTTAAGTTTCCCTCAAACTTCGAACACTACATTAACATGGAGATAAGACAGATATCATGTGTCACCAGAATCAAGAATGACATTGAAAAAGTTCAATTGACTCAAAATTTTTGTTGATATGGGCATTAAAATGTTAATTACAAGATACAGAGTTAAGTTTCCTCAAACTTCAAATACAGGACATTAACAATAGAGACTAGGACAGATACCATGCAATTTCAGTGAAGCAGAAATCAAGAATTTCTAGAACTGGTAAAGTTCAATTGATTCTGCTGACTAATATTTTACCAGAAATATCTTATTATCAACCGAAATGGACATATTATTAAATAGGCAAAACTCCATTTACTTGAAAAATATTTAAGAAGTCATGACCAACCCCCAAATTTCACACTTAGGTTAAACTTCTACTTGAGACATAATAAATCTAAATCACTTAACTTTTATCAAGAAACTGAGAATACCTCTTGGACTGTGATAAACATCCTGATCATCAGGACTTAAATCCATATCGAGGATCTGTAATATAGTGAGTAACAAAAATCTTGATGTTAGGAAAGCAAAGATTAACAGAATACTAAACTTTAAATTAACAGCAATGAATATATTACCATTGCTTCAACATCAGAAAAATATGGCACATCATCATCACTCTCACAAGAAAACTCTTCCTCATCAGATAAAGCACAATTTACAGCTTGATTCGGAACTATCTGTCCTATGGAGTACAATTCTGCATGTATATCATCGCTTATCTGAACAGGAGATATACAATCTCCTTCCTGCTTACAGACGATAGCTTTCTTTTGTCTGTCGTAATCACCAGAGTTGTCATTTTGATCACTGTTTTCTGCTTGCTTCATCAAACCATTGTTAAGAGATTCGTTGATGATATCCTTGTTGCTTAAATGTTTTATATTAGCACCATTTGGACACTCACTACCACCTGTCTTCTTGAGTGCAACATGTGGGACATCACTACAAGGCAGTTCAAATCTAAGCCCGTCATCATTACATTGATGGTTATGACCCATTTCTGATAGAAATCTTGATTCTTGGGGAGGCACATGTACTTTACTGGTGCTTCTTGGTTCGCATTTGACCATAACTCCAGCAGTAGCCTTTTCACCATGTGAGAAATCATTCACAGATGAGGTCATGGGATAATAAGCTTCATCAGATTTTGCATTAGTTATCAAAGAGATAGATGAGCATGGCATCCAAATGGGAAGAAAAACATCGTCATTGTCAGGAATCTCAGTGTCTTCAGTGTTGAGTGTGCAGCAAATAACTCCATTGCGCAGTTCTGGAAATATAGGATTCACAGTCAAAGCAGAAGATAACCTTTGAGCCTCCACACTCCAAACTTGTCGTCCGTCACCACAATCATATTGCTTGTTTTCACCTGAATCTCCAAGGTGTTCAGCGATAGACATATCAAGACATTCCTGTCCCTGGGGTGCAGCACTAGGAATATCAAGGCATTCCTGTCCCTGGTATACAGCATTAGAAATATTAAGGCATTCTTGTGGAGCGACTGAAGCTTCTGATAGACCTAGACTGGGTACATCACTTCCATCAGGAAAATCCAACAAGAGTGAGCTTAAGTTCTCAATATAAGATTTATCAATGATGTCCTTCCCATCAGCATCAGCATCCATGAAAAGTTGCTCATCCTCAGAAGTGAAATTGAGCAACGAATTGGATAACTGTTCAAAATACTCTTCAGCATTTGGAGCCAAAATGTTCCTTTCATCACCTATTgtttgatttgaagaaaaattttcagcacAAGGAGAGAAATCAGTCATGATACCAGACATGGTTTGATCTTTTATTTCAGATTTTGAAGGGACATCAATGTCGTCCAAAATTAGAAGTTCATCTTCTCCATGCTGTTCATTATCTCCAAGGCAGACACCAGGGCAAGCAGATGCTGAAATGTTGTCAATGCTACTCAAAACTGGCATCTGAGTGATAGGAGAACAATAACCCAAACTCTGTAAAACAGTACCACAATCAGATAAAGATGAGTTAATCACCTGGCATGTAGATCCAGAACAGGCGTTTCCTTCTTTATCAACACTTTGACCAAACATGTTTTGGGGTTTTTCCTCTACATTCAAAGATTGAAGTAAATTACAAGCTTGTAATTCTTGAGATGGGCCATATTCATTAATTGAAATGTGATCCCCAGTCAAAGAAAGATTTTCGTCAAATGGAGGACAAAGATTTTGAGGCTGATTGCCTTGACCAGGGGAAAATCTATGATGATCATTTAATCCTGTACAACATGCAGCAGCGGAAAGGCCATCACCACATGAACCGCCTTCATTGACTCCAAGTTTTCCAAGAGAATGATCTATAGCTCCAAAATTTAGTTCTTGATTCCCAAAATAGTTTGAAATTTGATCTCCGAGCAGGAAACCATTAGATGTAGGTCCATTTCCATTTCCAACATCACCATAACTCGATTCATCCAGAAATATCAAATCTATCGAGTCAAAAGATTCATTACATATTCTTTTTCGCATAGTATAATAGCATTTACGTACagtttttgcttttctcttccTTGAAATGCACTTTGCCTCTTTATTATTGTCAATCCTGTTCAATTTTGATTGTGCCATTGGAGCAGATTGTTCAAACTCAATCATGCGAACTGATGCCTCAAAAGAAACAACTGGGTCATACAGAAGAGTATGCCAACGATCTTGCAATTCTTGAACAGTAAATCTGTGAGAAAATTGCACTGCGCCTTTTGCAAGGGATTCCAATGATGCACCAGCCTAAAGCAGAAGAAAAGGAACCACAAAATGAGCACTCAGAAAACAATCTTTTCAGAATAATCATGACTAATCATAAGAAACTACAAAATTTTGGGTGCAAGACTTTCAATGATGTAGTGCATCCCTcttagccaaattcattgccaTTCCGGGGCTTTATATAAAGGGAAATCAACAATGTAGTGGATTCCCTTCTATCAGCACATCAAGAATATCTATAAGACAAATGGCTCTCCAACCATAAGCCTTCTGCAACGACATAGCAAGAAATGTCGCACTTAATATGATGGGAAGCAGTGAAAAATCCCCATGGCCACCGTTCTGCTTTGGTAGTGCAAACTCTAGCCATAActatactactactactacgcCTGAACTTCCCCATCTAAACTAAACTCCAACATCAGTTACTTCACCCCTTAGCACTGTAACTGAAAGAATAAACTTTCAGTAGTATATACAGGTATGCTTCAAGTAAAGCTTAATAGAAAC
It contains:
- the LOC113748784 gene encoding uncharacterized protein LOC113748784; this translates as MGALAPVATHWLPQDDLLLKNAVEAGASLESLAKGAVQFSHRFTVQELQDRWHTLLYDPVVSFEASVRMIEFEQSAPMAQSKLNRIDNNKEAKCISRKRKAKTVRKCYYTMRKRICNESFDSIDLIFLDESSYGDVGNGNGPTSNGFLLGDQISNYFGNQELNFGAIDHSLGKLGVNEGGSCGDGLSAAACCTGLNDHHRFSPGQGNQPQNLCPPFDENLSLTGDHISINEYGPSQELQACNLLQSLNVEEKPQNMFGQSVDKEGNACSGSTCQVINSSLSDCGTVLQSLGYCSPITQMPVLSSIDNISASACPGVCLGDNEQHGEDELLILDDIDVPSKSEIKDQTMSGIMTDFSPCAENFSSNQTIGDERNILAPNAEEYFEQLSNSLLNFTSEDEQLFMDADADGKDIIDKSYIENLSSLLLDFPDGSDVPSLGLSEASVAPQECLNISNAVYQGQECLDIPSAAPQGQECLDMSIAEHLGDSGENKQYDCGDGRQVWSVEAQRLSSALTVNPIFPELRNGVICCTLNTEDTEIPDNDDVFLPIWMPCSSISLITNAKSDEAYYPMTSSVNDFSHGEKATAGVMVKCEPRSTSKVHVPPQESRFLSEMGHNHQCNDDGLRFELPCSDVPHVALKKTGGSECPNGANIKHLSNKDIINESLNNGLMKQAENSDQNDNSGDYDRQKKAIVCKQEGDCISPVQISDDIHAELYSIGQIVPNQAVNCALSDEEEFSCESDDDVPYFSDVEAMILDMDLSPDDQDVYHSPRVLRYQHEDARKTIIRLEQAADACVQRCIAAQGALAVLYGRRSRHFIKKPEVLLGRGTKDFKVDIDLGREARANKISRRQATLKMEIDGSFLLKNHGKCPTFVNGKEVLPGHNVNLISGCLIEMGRITFVFETNRTLRKAYLDNICGMKSDLGSQDMD